The DNA segment GCCCAGATGTGCAGCACAAGCGCCGTCTGCAGAGCTTTGGCCTTGCCGAGGCGAGCCGGCAGCGCGTGCAACCCCTCGGCGCGGTCAAACGCCTCATCCATCGTCGCATAGATGATGTCGAAGCCGGCCACCCAGAGCACGGCAAAGAGCCACAGCCACGAGACTTCGCCGATCCCCTGCAGAGATTTTGACGCGGCAAGCCATCCGGCCACCGGCGCGGTCGACCAGGCCAGGCCCAAACCGACGTGCGCTAGCGACGTGAACCGCTTCAGGTGCGGATAGACCGCGAAAAGCAGGACGGGGATCGGCGAGAGCCACAGGCAGATCGGCGCAATGAGTGCCGCGCAGATAAGGTAGAGGACCCCGGCACCCACCACCAGCCCCCAGGCTTCGTTGCGCGTCATCACCCCGCGCGGCAGCTCGCGGTGCCGGGTTCGGGGATTGCGCGCGTCAATCTCCGCGTCGATCAGCCGGTTCATCCCCATGCCCATGGCGCGCGCGCCGACGGCCGCCAACAGCGCGAGCACCGTCGTCAACGCATCCGGCCAATGGCGCAGCCGCAGCAGTGCTCCGGCAAAAATCAGCGGCAGCGAAAACATCGCATGCTCGAGCTTGACGAAGCTGGCATACGTTTGCAGTTTCGTGGAGGTCATCATCAGCTAGAAGTGAATTAGAACAGAAACGGCAGTACGAAGGGGGCGGCGGCCTGCGCGAGGGGAATCACGCCGCTGACAATATCCATCGCCCCCCCGGCGACCAGGGTCACGGTGTTAATGGTGCCGCTGACCGCGCCGACGACGGTGCCCAGGACCGGCGGGCCGCTGAAGGTCCCCTGGATGATGCCCATCGGCAGAGCGAAGACGCCTGCGACGACCTCGGCGAGCCCTCGAACGATATTGGCATCCGCCGACGGCGTTCCCAGACACCACTGCATGGCCACAACGCCGATCACCAAAACGCTAATCCGAGTCAGTCTGTTGATTTGATCCCCCATGGGTCGAATGCAGCCGCCATCTCGACAACGCCAGCCACCGTGGTCTGGATGGCGCGG comes from the Candidatus Omnitrophota bacterium genome and includes:
- a CDS encoding UbiA family prenyltransferase, translating into MMTSTKLQTYASFVKLEHAMFSLPLIFAGALLRLRHWPDALTTVLALLAAVGARAMGMGMNRLIDAEIDARNPRTRHRELPRGVMTRNEAWGLVVGAGVLYLICAALIAPICLWLSPIPVLLFAVYPHLKRFTSLAHVGLGLAWSTAPVAGWLAASKSLQGIGEVSWLWLFAVLWVAGFDIIYATMDEAFDRAEGLHALPARLGKAKALQTALVLHIWAFVALASLWRGQLHTGASLWWLLAIGVAFIWQHAIADRNPEFAFFKLNGLIGFLVFGMVWSGSRSWW